Below is a genomic region from Candidatus Binatus sp..
GCAATCCATGTCGGTCAGTCCGGTCTTCATCAGGCCGTCGTAGTTCTGCCTGAAGTAGGGGATGAGCACGGTGTCGAGATATTGATGCTCGGCGGCGGGATCCAGACCCATCACGCGCGCGTCGGTCAACTCATGCAGGCGGTCGCCCTGAGTGGCGTGATCGGTCTTGCGATCGTAAATCGCTTCCTCGACCCAGTACCACAGAATCACCACCGGCGCGTGTTTCAACTGCGAGGTCCCCAGCGGTGCGACCAGCGCGTCCCATTTCTCCGGTGGCGATTCTCCGCGGAACATCACGATCGCCCGCAGCGCCTGCACATTGCCCCAGAACGAGGCGATCCGCGCCGCCTCGAGCATCTTCTGGATCTTTTCCCGCTCGACCGGGCGATAGGGGTTATAGAAGCGGATGGTGCGGCGGATGCCGATGGCCTGCTTCAGTTCCATTGCTCAGACTCCCTTGCTTCGAAGGTCTAGGAAACGTGCGCCTTGACCGGCGCGGTCTTGCTCTTGTCGCGATCCCAGGTGGTCGCGGTAAGGCCCTGCTTCTTGAGCACCGCCTTTTGCACCCGATGGGTTTCGGTTTTGGGCAGGCTTTCGCGGAAATCGAGGTAGCGAGGCACCATGAACTTTGCCATCCGTTCCTCGCAGAACCGCACCAGTTCTTCGGGCGGAACGCTCTGGCCGGGGCGCAGCACCACCGCGACCATCACATCGTCTTCGCCCAACTCCGAGGGCACTCCGAATGCGCCCGATTCGAGCACCGCCGGATGCTGGTTGACGATCTTCTCGACTTCGAACGATGAGATATTCTCGCCGCGCCGGCGCATCGAGTCGGTCTTGCGATCGGCGAAGAAGTAGTTGCCGTCGGCGTCGCAGTAGGCCATGTCGCCGGTGTACAGCCAGCCATCGCGGATCTTGGCGTCCGTGGCGTCGGGATTCTTGAAATACTCGACGCGGCGCGCACTCGGGTTGTCGATTTTGAAGATCAGGTTGCCGGCCTCGCCGACCGGAACCTCGGCGCCATTGTCGTCGACCACCTTGGCCTGGATTCCCGGGGGCGGTTTGCCCATCGAGCCCTTGGGCGAAGTCCCCGCGTTGAACAGACTGAATCCGCCGCCGTCGACCGCTCCGTAGCCTTCCCACACCGTGAGCTTGAAGCGCTTCTCGAATTCCGCCCATGCCCATGCCGGAGTCGCGGCACTGAAGATGATCCGCACCGGGTTGTCGGCGTCATCGGGGCGCGGCGGCTGCTTGAGCAGGATCGGGATCATCGCGCCGAGCGCGTTGAAAGTCGTCGCGCGGTAGCGGCGGATATCGTCCCAGAAGCGGCTCGCGCTGAAGCGGCGTCCGAGCGCGACCGTGTAGCCGGCGACCAGCCCGCGCACCACGCTCAGGAACAGAGCGTTGGCGTGAAACAGCGGCAGGCAGGTATAGAGGATGTCGCCCGGCTGGTAGCCCGCGCCGGGTGCGGCGAACATCGCGAACCCGCGGTACCGAAAAACCACGCCCTTGGGCAGCCCGGTGGTTCCCGAGGTGTACAGCAGCGCCGCGATTGCGTCGGCCTCGAGCGCGACATGGGGCTCGCCGGCCGGTGCTTTCGTCAGTTCGGCCAGCGTGATCGCGCCGGGCGGCATCGCGAAGCCCGCAGGCGCTTCGATCGTGTCCACGATCAGATGTTTGATCGCGGGAAGGGTCTCGCGAATTGGGAGCAGCGACTCGACCAGATCGGCCGAGATGAACAGCGCCTTTGCTTCCGAGTGATTCAGAATGTACGCGAGGCCCTCGCCCTTGAGCGCGATATTGACCGGAACCGCGTAGGCGCCCAGCTTCTGGGTGGCGAAGAACGCATCGAGGAACTCCGGCCGGTTCGGCATCATGATCGCGATACCGTCGCCCGGCTTGATCCCCAGTCCGGTGAGCCCGTTGGCAACCCGGCTGGCGCGCTGGTTGAGCTGGCCGTAGGTGATTTGCTGATCCTCGAACCGCAGGAAGACCTTGTCGGGATCGGCGGCGGCCTTCTCCCGCAGGATGTTTGCCAATGAGAAGAATTCCTCAGCCATTGTTTTCCTATGCCGCCAGAATGTGGATGCAGGCGGCGCCGCCGAAACCCTGACAATGCGCCAGGCCGATCTTCGCGTCGCGTACCTGACGCGGGCCCGACTCGCCTCTGAGTTGCTCGACGATTTCCACGATTTGCGCAACGCCGGTTGCGCCGAGCGGATGGCCCTTGGCGAGCAACCCGCCCGAGGCGCTTACCGACACCCGTCCGTTGATGGCGCTCAACCCCTGTTCGACAAACTTTCCGCCTTCGCCACGCTCGCACAGTCCAAGGTTTTCATAGTGGACGATTTCGGCGATCGCGAAGCAGTCGTGCAGTTCGATCACGTCGAGGTCGTCGGGCTTGAGGCCGGACTGCTGATATGCGATCGACGCCGCGCGCGTGTTTATCTCGGTCACGAACGTGAGCGGGTCGCTCGCGCCTCGCTCCGATTGCAGCACGGAAGCGACGATGGTTGCCGGCTTGCGGGGCGAGGTGCGCGCGAAGTCCGCGCGCGCGACGATCGCGGCGGCCGCTCCGGAACTGGTCGGACAGCACATCATCAGGGTCAGCGGATCGGCGACCATGCGAGAGCCGATGACATCTTCCACCCCGACCTCGATACCGTACTGCGCTTTGGGGTTGTGCGAAGCGTTGCGATGGTTCTTCACCGAAACCATCGCCATCTGCTCGACCGTGGTGCCGTACTTCTTGCTGTGCGCACGGAAGACCTCGGCAAACATCTCGGGCATCGGCGCCGAGCGTTTAGCTTGCGACGGCGCCGCGAGTCGCGCGTCGGCAGCCAGCGGCCCCCGCTGCATCTTCTCGAATCCCACCGCCAGCGCCACATCGACCATGCCGGCCCGCACCGCCATCACCGCCTGGTGAAACGCGGTCGAACCGGTCGCGCACGCATTCTCGACGTTGATGATTGGGATGCCGGTGGCGCCGACGCGATTGAGGAGCCGCTGGCCGGCCGTGATCCCCTGCATCGCGTGGCCGCAGCAGGCCATTTCGATCGCCGAGAAGTCGAGTCCCGCATCGGCCAGGGCGGCCTTGACCGCTACCTCACCGAAATCCTCGAAGGACTCCTCCGGGTGCCGTCCGAAAGCCGACATTCCGACTCCGATCACACACACATTCGGACTCTCACTCATATGAAACCTCCAGCGAGCTATGTTTTTGCAAGTATAGTCAGATGCAACCGACATGCCATGGAAATAATGTGATGGTCCCGCGCTGCTGGGCGAACTAACATTTCGAATTAAACAGCCTAATCGCCGCCCGCACATGATGCCGTTGGCATCACAGAGGTCCGTTCTGATGCGAACGGAAGCACTCGGGCGTCCGGCGGCCCCCTCTTCTCACTTTTGCTCTTCGAGGCCCTTAACGTATGCCTTCATCGCGTCGATCGCCCAGTCGGTCGTCATCAGATCCATGAAGAGGTTACGTTCGAGCTTGAGGCCCTCGGCCATCGGCGTCTGCATTGCCGATCGCGCCAGGCGCTTGATGTGGGCCATCGCGCGCGGAGACTGGCTCGCGAGCTGACCCGCCACTTCCATCGCGCGCTCCAGCGCCTTGCCCTGCGCCAGCTCATTGACCAGACCAAAGGCGGCCGCTTCGCGTGGGGTGACTCGTCGCCCGAGCAGCATGAACTCCAGCGCCCGTGCGGTGCCGACTACGCGCGGCAGTCGTTGCGTGCCTCCGCCACCGGGCAAAATACCAACGGTCACTTCCGGCAGTCCCAGCTGATACGGGCCGTCTTCGGCGATGCGGATATCACAGCAGAGCGCGAATTCGAGCCCGCCGCCCATACAGTTGCCATTGATCGCGGCAATGGCCGGCTTGAGCATTGTCTCGACGCGGCTGCAGGCTCTATCGAGTGAAAAGCTCTGTGGCTCGCTGCGTTCGTCGAACCTGGCTCCATTGGCTCGCAGTTGCTCGGCGATCGATACCAGTTCCTGGACCGAGTAGTGCTGGATGAAAACCCCGGGCGAACCGCCGGTGAAGACCGCGGCGCGCACACTTTGGTCGGATTCGATTTCGCGCGTGACCGCGTCGAGTTCGTCCCCGGTCTGTGCCGTGAGATAAATCGACTTCGGCGTGCCGATCGTCACCAAAGCGATTCCCTGGTCCTTGACCATTTTGACTTGCTGCATTGGTTACTCCTCGCCCTTGTCGCTCACCTGCCCGGTTGCTCGAGCCTGAGGGCTGTTAGCGGTGAATGGCGGCGGCGCAGAATTTCAAACCTTCGCTGCGCGCTCGACCAATGGTGCGATCGCACGGATCGCCGCGACTCCGTCACCGGACGCCGCCGCGGTCGCCATCACGATTATGCGGCTCACGCCAGCCGATTGGTAACCCTTGAGCGTGTCAGCAGTCGGCTCGTCCCCGCGCGTCGCCAGCGCCACCGAGAACTGCAGTTGCTCGGCGTCGCGACCGTACTCGCGCGCCATCCGCTTGATCTGCGCAATGGATTCCATTGCTTTGTCCGGTGAGAGTCCGCCCGGCATCCAGCCGTCGGCATAGCGCGCAACCCTTCTCAGCGCATACTTCGGATCGTGCGCACCGAGCATGATCGGCGGACATGGCTTCTGCACCGGCTTGGGACCGGCGCGCAGCGCGGGAAACTTGACTATGTCGCCTGCGTAGCGCGCTTCTTCCTGCGTCCAGAGTATGCGCAGGGCCTCCACCGACTCGCGCAAG
It encodes:
- a CDS encoding enoyl-CoA hydratase/isomerase family protein; its protein translation is MQQVKMVKDQGIALVTIGTPKSIYLTAQTGDELDAVTREIESDQSVRAAVFTGGSPGVFIQHYSVQELVSIAEQLRANGARFDERSEPQSFSLDRACSRVETMLKPAIAAINGNCMGGGLEFALCCDIRIAEDGPYQLGLPEVTVGILPGGGGTQRLPRVVGTARALEFMLLGRRVTPREAAAFGLVNELAQGKALERAMEVAGQLASQSPRAMAHIKRLARSAMQTPMAEGLKLERNLFMDLMTTDWAIDAMKAYVKGLEEQK
- a CDS encoding AMP-binding protein, translating into MAEEFFSLANILREKAAADPDKVFLRFEDQQITYGQLNQRASRVANGLTGLGIKPGDGIAIMMPNRPEFLDAFFATQKLGAYAVPVNIALKGEGLAYILNHSEAKALFISADLVESLLPIRETLPAIKHLIVDTIEAPAGFAMPPGAITLAELTKAPAGEPHVALEADAIAALLYTSGTTGLPKGVVFRYRGFAMFAAPGAGYQPGDILYTCLPLFHANALFLSVVRGLVAGYTVALGRRFSASRFWDDIRRYRATTFNALGAMIPILLKQPPRPDDADNPVRIIFSAATPAWAWAEFEKRFKLTVWEGYGAVDGGGFSLFNAGTSPKGSMGKPPPGIQAKVVDDNGAEVPVGEAGNLIFKIDNPSARRVEYFKNPDATDAKIRDGWLYTGDMAYCDADGNYFFADRKTDSMRRRGENISSFEVEKIVNQHPAVLESGAFGVPSELGEDDVMVAVVLRPGQSVPPEELVRFCEERMAKFMVPRYLDFRESLPKTETHRVQKAVLKKQGLTATTWDRDKSKTAPVKAHVS
- a CDS encoding thiolase family protein, which produces MSESPNVCVIGVGMSAFGRHPEESFEDFGEVAVKAALADAGLDFSAIEMACCGHAMQGITAGQRLLNRVGATGIPIINVENACATGSTAFHQAVMAVRAGMVDVALAVGFEKMQRGPLAADARLAAPSQAKRSAPMPEMFAEVFRAHSKKYGTTVEQMAMVSVKNHRNASHNPKAQYGIEVGVEDVIGSRMVADPLTLMMCCPTSSGAAAAIVARADFARTSPRKPATIVASVLQSERGASDPLTFVTEINTRAASIAYQQSGLKPDDLDVIELHDCFAIAEIVHYENLGLCERGEGGKFVEQGLSAINGRVSVSASGGLLAKGHPLGATGVAQIVEIVEQLRGESGPRQVRDAKIGLAHCQGFGGAACIHILAA
- a CDS encoding TIGR03619 family F420-dependent LLM class oxidoreductase yields the protein MKMGVSLPLTAASGDPGAIAHEAENLGVESIWSVEHSCVPSSYATHYPRSADGKVPAMYAQLAETWVMLAIAAAATKRIKLGTGILLLAQHNVIDTARAAATLDLYSGGRLILGVGAGWFREEAEVMGVRFEQRWKHLRESVEALRILWTQEEARYAGDIVKFPALRAGPKPVQKPCPPIMLGAHDPKYALRRVARYADGWMPGGLSPDKAMESIAQIKRMAREYGRDAEQLQFSVALATRGDEPTADTLKGYQSAGVSRIIVMATAAASGDGVAAIRAIAPLVERAAKV